In a single window of the Olivibacter sp. SDN3 genome:
- a CDS encoding helix-turn-helix transcriptional regulator, with translation MNIGNNIQEIRAKKGYTTKFMADEIGITEEEYKDIEAGGDVLWSVVEAIANRLSVNIVDLILLDDAPFGIRNYFNNNNGNQGTIVNVQSVDQEEVRKAYKELYFEQVKRIPRLEKLLLENNIQFDF, from the coding sequence ATGAACATAGGGAATAACATACAAGAAATTAGAGCTAAAAAAGGATATACAACAAAATTTATGGCTGACGAAATAGGAATCACCGAAGAGGAATACAAAGATATTGAAGCGGGAGGGGATGTGCTTTGGAGTGTAGTAGAGGCCATCGCAAATAGACTTTCTGTAAATATTGTTGACTTAATCTTGTTAGACGACGCACCTTTTGGAATAAGAAATTACTTCAATAACAATAACGGAAATCAAGGAACGATAGTTAACGTCCAGTCTGTTGATCAGGAGGAAGTAAGAAAAGCGTACAAAGAATTATATTTCGAGCAAGTAAAGCGCATACCTAGACTTGAAAAACTGTTATTAGAAAATAATATACAATTTGATTTTTAA